A window of Bacillus toyonensis BCT-7112 genomic DNA:
TTGCTAATTGGTGCTAAAGAATAATCTAATTGTAAGTATATAAATAAAACACGTAATTGATAAAAGAGCATGTTTGAGAAAAATTCAAATATGCTCTTTTATTAAAGGAAATCTATTTAATACGAATGACCTAACCCGTTCCAATAAAAAGAAACGATTTCTTGTGCTAATTCATCTATATTTGCAAGAATAGGATTGTGATTTTCATCCTTAAAATTCCCAATTGATAATAAAGATACGAAAGCATGGGCAGCAAACAAATCCATTTAAATTCCACATCCTTCCTTTTTATTTTATCACACAATTCTGTTTTTAAAAACGATACATAATAAAAAGAGCACCTTTTACAGATGCTCTTCTTCATTACTTAATACGTAAATGTAATTGTCGCTAATGAATAACCTGCCATTGCACTATATGGTGCTACTTGATAAGATACACGCTTTGCACCTTTTGGCCAATTTATTTCATTTAATACTTTCTTTATATCTTGCATTGTTCCATCCATGGACTGCTTATATCGTACTTCTACCTTCTCTGGTTTACTAGCAAATTGTTGCTGCAACTTTTGCTTAAATTCATTATAATTTTCCGCTCCATATTGTGCAGATAAGTATTGTAAATTTGTTTCTTTTAACATTTGCTCATATACGACGGTTTTTGAACTACCAGCTTTTATTTTGTTTGTTAACTCACCAAAGTAACTTGTAGTTGCCGCTGGATATTTACTACGATCCCAGTCGTGGTCTTTACTTAATTGTTCGTCAGACATATTAAAATATGAATATGTTACACGTCCAGCTTTATCTGGTACTGGATCATCGAATGTAGTATCAAGGTGGTACCATTTGTTTTCAATGTTCACTAAATTCCAAGCATGAGCTTGTCCATTTCCTGTACCAGTTACAATATGATTTTGAATACCTGCTTCTTTTAGTAATTCATATGTTAATAATGTATACCCTTGGCAAACAGCAGAACGGTTCGCTAACGCTTCATATGCTGTATACGCTTGATAAGAAGTGTCGTATGATACATGTTTCACAACATAATCATGAATAGCTTTTACTTTTTCATGCGCATCCATTCCTGGCTTTACAATTGAACTTATAATTGCTTTCGCCTGAGATTTTACATATTGTGTTTGCTCTTTTGATTCACGGTATTTCACTTGTAGTGTAAACGAATAGTTCCCTGGCATCCCTTTAATAGAATATCTAGTAGAGGCTACATTATATTTTACATACTCATCAGCATCTACGATTTTATTAAACTCGCCGTACAATTGGTCCATAATCTTTCTAGCATCTCTATCTTTTGTTTTATATGTGATTGTAATATTTTCTTCACGATTATCAATCTGTTTTTTTAGTTCTTTTCTGAAATCATCTAATAACTTTGCATCTGATTGTGTCGTCACTACAGTTGGATTCGTAGCTGCATAAGATACAGTTGACGATTGTAAGCCTCCCATTACAATCGTTGAACAAAGTGCGGCAGCTGTCATATACTTACTTGTCTTTCCCATCTTGTCACTCCTTATATTCTATAACTATACGAAAAAGTATCGTATAGTTTCAGAGTATACAATACTTTTCAAAATAGGTCATATGAGATTATGCATATTAATTAATTCACATAAAAAAGGTTACTCTTTTAAAAAGAGCAACCTTTTTTATTAACAAGTTTGTAACACACAGCATGTATTTTCAAAACGTCGATTTTTCAAATTTTCATTACCAATACAGAAATATAGCATTCCTAACTCTCCCCAAACCATATTACAATTTTTATGATCTGAATCGATTTGGAATAAAAGCGTCATTTGCTGTGGATCTATCCCCATATATTCTCCTGTCTCATGTAGTACTTCCTCTTGTACAGAGACTACAATATACGATTTCATTTCAAACACCTTTTCTCTTTACTAATTATATAAATATAAGAACATTCTTAAGTATAATAGAAGGAATCCTTTTTTCAATGTACTCATCGCAATTAATTGTTTCATCATTGTGACTTTCCTAATCGTTATTTTTTCTTCTTATGGAATAATTCAATTGTTTTATAGCCTTGTGAAAGGATTTCAATCATTTTCTCAAAACGTTTTTCACGTGTTTTTTCTTGTTTCACAGAAAATAAATTACGTGCCCAATCTTTTTGATATCCAGGAGTTAAACTTTGATAAAATTTAAGTTCATTGGGATGATTAGCTAATAAAGCTTCAACATCTTTAATTCGATCTGCATAATCGGCAACACATTGACTCATAGCAGGCGTTTTCGTCGCTTTTTTCTTTTCACGCTTTAAGCCTACAACAGTAAAGACGTCATCCATACTTACCATTCGAGCAAATTTAATTTCGCTTTCTCCTACATATCCATCTTCACCAACGCTTAATGCTGGAAACATCTCATCACGGTGAATAAACGTACTGTAACGAGCATTACCTTTTTTCGGATATGCGAAAAACACATAACCTTTTTCAAGTAATAATGCTTCATTACTAATAATAAAATTCGTTTGTTTCACCATTTCATCAAGCGTTTCAACAAAAATAAAAATAGCATCGTGTTCTTTTGAAAATGCAGTTTCTTTACCTGTGAAAATGTCATAATCACTTGGTTCGTTAATAACAACCATATTCGTATACTTATCAAGTTTCAATTTATCGATAACTGACATAATAATCTTCCTTTACATTCGAAATTCATTGTACATACTTTTTTATACTGTTCTAGTGTATTATATCTAGTTAGAAAATCAAACTTTAAATAGTATTATTCTGTTTCAAAAGAACAAAAATCTTTATTTGAAGAGCTGGTTTTACAAGAGG
This region includes:
- a CDS encoding transglutaminase domain-containing protein, which encodes MGKTSKYMTAAALCSTIVMGGLQSSTVSYAATNPTVVTTQSDAKLLDDFRKELKKQIDNREENITITYKTKDRDARKIMDQLYGEFNKIVDADEYVKYNVASTRYSIKGMPGNYSFTLQVKYRESKEQTQYVKSQAKAIISSIVKPGMDAHEKVKAIHDYVVKHVSYDTSYQAYTAYEALANRSAVCQGYTLLTYELLKEAGIQNHIVTGTGNGQAHAWNLVNIENKWYHLDTTFDDPVPDKAGRVTYSYFNMSDEQLSKDHDWDRSKYPAATTSYFGELTNKIKAGSSKTVVYEQMLKETNLQYLSAQYGAENYNEFKQKLQQQFASKPEKVEVRYKQSMDGTMQDIKKVLNEINWPKGAKRVSYQVAPYSAMAGYSLATITFTY
- a CDS encoding YdeI/OmpD-associated family protein; translated protein: MSVIDKLKLDKYTNMVVINEPSDYDIFTGKETAFSKEHDAIFIFVETLDEMVKQTNFIISNEALLLEKGYVFFAYPKKGNARYSTFIHRDEMFPALSVGEDGYVGESEIKFARMVSMDDVFTVVGLKREKKKATKTPAMSQCVADYADRIKDVEALLANHPNELKFYQSLTPGYQKDWARNLFSVKQEKTREKRFEKMIEILSQGYKTIELFHKKKK